In one Erinaceus europaeus chromosome 3, mEriEur2.1, whole genome shotgun sequence genomic region, the following are encoded:
- the LOC132537589 gene encoding V-type proton ATPase subunit H-like: MSQSHVGVSCPVRRPAWKQETQNIRKRKDSHQGDVKGSTSDSSQYVQCVAGCLQLMLRVNEYRFAWVEADGVNCIMGVLSNKCGFQLQYQMIFSIWLLAFSPQMCEHLRRYNIIPVLSDILQESVKEKVTRIILAAFRNFLEKSTERETRQEYALAMIQCKVLKQLENLEQQKYDDEDNSEDIKFLLEKLGESVQDLSSFDEYSSELKSGRLEWSPVHKSEKFWRENAVRLNEKNYELLKILTKLLEVSDDPQVLAVAAHDVGEYVRHYPRGKRVIEQLGGKQLVMNHMHHEDQQVRYNALLAVQKLMVHNWEYLGKQLQSEQPQTAAARS, translated from the coding sequence ATGAGTCAGAGTCACGTCGGTGTCTCCTGCCCCGTCCGGAGGCCTGCGTGGAAGCAGGAGACTCAAAACATCCGAAAACGTAAAGACTCGCACCAAGGAGACGTTAAGGGCAGCACAAGTGATAGCTCTCAGTATGTACAGTGCGTTGCTGGATGTCTGCAGCTGATGCTTCGGGTCAATGAGTACCGCTTTGCCTGGGTGGAAGCAGATGGGGTAAACTGCATAATGGGCGTTTTGAGTAACAAGTGTGGCTTTCAACTCCAGTATCAAATGATTTTTTCGATATGGCTCCTGGCGTTCAGTCCTCAAATGTGTGAACACCTGAGGCGCTATAACATCATTCCTGTTCTCTCTGATATCCTTCAAGAATCTGTCAAAGAGAAAGTGACAAGAATCATTCTTGCAGCATTCCGTAATTTCTTAGAAAAATCAACTGAAAGAGAAACTCGCCAAGAGTATGCTTTGGCTATGATTCAGTGCAAAGTTCTGAAACAGCTGGAGAATCTGGAACAGCAGAAGTATGATGATGAAGATAACAGTGAAGACATAAAATTTCTTTTGGAAAAACTTGGTGAGAGTGTTCAGGACCTTAGCTCATTTGATGAGTACAGTTCAGAACTTAAATCTGGAAGATTGGAGTGGAGTCCTGTGCACAAGTCAGAAAAATTTTGGAGAGAAAATGCTGTGAGACTAAATGAGAAGAATTATGAGCTCTTGAAAATTTTGACGAAACTTCTGGAGGTGTCAGATGACCCACAAGTCTTAGCTGTTGCTGCTCACGATGTCGGAGAATATGTGAGGCATTACCCACGAGGCAAACGGGTTATTGAACAGCTTGGTGGGAAGCAGCTGGTGATGAACCACATGCACCACGAAGACCAGCAGGTTCGCTACAACGCGCTTCTAGCTGTGCAGAAACTTATGGTGCACAACTGGGAATATCTTGGTAAACAGCTCCAATCTGAGCAACCCCAGACTGCTGCTGCCCGAAGCTGA
- the LOC132537590 gene encoding V-type proton ATPase subunit H-like — MTKMDIRGAVDAAVPTNIIAAKAAEVRSNKVNWQSYLQGQMISADDCEFIQRFEMKRSPEEKQEMLQTEGSQCAKTFINLMTHISKEQTVQYILTMVDDMLQENHQRVSIFFDYAKRSKNTAWSYFLPMLNRQDLFTVHMAARIIAKLAAWGKELMEGSDLNYYFNWIKTQLSSQKLRGSGVAVETFFFLM, encoded by the coding sequence ATGACCAAGATGGATATTCGGGGTGCTGTGGACGCTGCTGTTCCAACTAACATCATTGCTGCCAAGGCTGCAGAAGTTCGATCGAACAAAGTGAACTGGCAGTCCTATCTTCAGGGGCAGATGATTTCTGCTGATGATTGTGAATTCATTCAAAGGTTTGAAATGAAAAGAAGTCCTGAAGAGAAGCAAGAGATGCTTCAAACAGAGGGCAGTCAGTGTGCTAAAACATTTATAAATCTGATGACTCACATCTCTAAAGAACAGACAGTTCAGTACATATTAACTATGGTTGATGATATGTTGCAGGAAAATCACCAGCGAGTTAGTATTTTCTTTGACTATGCGAAACGTAGCAAGAATACTGCTTGGTCCTATTTTCTGCCAATGTTGAATCGCCAGGATCTCTTTACAGTTCATATGGCTGCAAGAATTATTGCCAAGCTAGCAGCTTGGGGAAAAGAGCTGATGGAAGGCAGTGACTTAAATTACTATTTCAACTGGATAAAAACACAGTTGAGTTCACAGAAACTGCGTGGTAGCGGTGTTGctgttgaaacttttttttttttaatgtaa